A window from Deltaproteobacteria bacterium encodes these proteins:
- a CDS encoding NUDIX hydrolase: MNPLPTVDIIIEIEKRGIVLIKRKNSPRGWALPGGFVDYGEALEAAARREAKEETGLSVKLVRQLHTYSDPTRDPRHHTITTVFIARSTGTPIAADDAEEIGVFTKENLPQPLMFDHAKILADYFEST, from the coding sequence TTGAACCCGCTGCCTACGGTGGACATTATCATTGAGATAGAAAAGCGGGGCATCGTCTTGATCAAACGGAAAAACTCCCCCCGTGGCTGGGCCCTCCCGGGCGGCTTCGTTGACTACGGAGAGGCACTGGAAGCGGCCGCCCGCCGGGAGGCAAAAGAAGAAACGGGCCTTTCGGTGAAACTCGTCCGGCAGTTGCACACCTACTCTGACCCCACCCGCGACCCCCGTCACCACACCATCACGACCGTTTTCATCGCCAGATCCACTGGCACGCCCATTGCCGCCGACGATGCAGAGGAGATCGGCGTCTTTACCAAAGAAAATCTGCCGCAACCGCTCATGTTCGACCACGCAAAGATATTGGCTGATTACTTTGAGAGCACTTGA